The DNA region GATATGGGCATTATGCTATTTATAAGTATTGGGTAGCAATTACATATGTGCACTCATACATAATCACCTCTATAGTCTCATAAAACATATGCGGCTTTGAGAAAGTTGATTGTGGATTGCACCAGGGAGAGGGGAGGTGGTTATAAAACCACCTCGTACACTTGCTAGTGATTATTTTTATCCTTTACCAGTTTACCTACTCTTCAAAAAAATTCTCTTGTTATTAGCATgatccccccctcccccctctcaCTCTGATGGAAAGGACAATGTTATTGTTTGAACAAATTCCTAGTATCCTGTAGTTATGTTTATTAGAAATATAGAACTTACATGTTTTAACATGAGAAGAGTTTGAAATGGGAAAGCCTCTTGTTGTAACTTTGGTGTCTTCCAGATTGTTGAGGCTTATGGATCAACGTTATAAGGGCATTGCTCAAGGAGTTGGTCAATCTGAGATATTGGGTCGCATACATGTAGCTTCAATCAAGGTAATATATCTTGCTATCTAGAAATAGTTTTACACTTCTTATTGTTGGTATGTGTTCATGTGTTTGGAGATGCTAGTGTTTGCTTCTCAAATGTATTGGATGCCCTTGTTTACATATCCATGTGCATGTCTGCACCTATGTGTTTTGACATATCATATACCTCCATTATATAAGTTACATTCTGCACATGGGAGATCAAACTTATCCAAGAGaagagacaaaaagaaaagacattACAGCTCACAGTCAAAACCTCTTTGTcttttattgagaaaatatgAACATCAAAGTAACAATCTTATGTCATGTTATGGGGTTTTTTTGTCTTAGGTGGTTgatctctctccttctctctccaTAAATctgtatttatttttcttcttatagaTGTTTTTTCTTAAACAATGATCAAGAACATTGGACATGCATCTCCTTCTAGTCACAAGGAGGCCTCCACCTGTGTTTCTCTGTGCATCCTTGTGTGTTCATTTCTTGATGTTCATATGCTTGCGCTTATGTGTCTGCATTTGCTTATGTACATGCAAACTTTGGACTTTGCAGTCTCTTATTCTGCAGTAGAGTAAGTGTTCCATTGGGGATAAATTTGAATGCACTCTCTTGGGAATTAAACTTTGGTGACATACATATtgtttttatgattaaaaaaatgttgagtgtaactatttttgtttaattctttCTTCCTGTAGATTGGGAATATATTTTATCCTTGCTCATTCACAGTATTGGATTCTCCCAATATGGAATTCCTCTTTGGGCTGGATATGCTCCGGAAGCACCAGGTAGCATACACTGTCTAATATCTGATGTACCTTTCCATTTTCTTGGTTCTAATTGATGTTATTTAGGTTTGTTATTCTTTTCTGACTTAGTCAATGTCCACAGTGCATTATAGATTTAAAGGATAATGTTTTGAGAGTTGGTGGTGGAGAAGTTTCTGTACCATTTTTGCAAGGTTGGCCTTCTAATCTCTCCATGTGCTTGATTGCATAAAAGTTGCTTACTGTTCAATAATTGACCAATTTCTGCATTTATGCCTGAATTTCTTTATTTGCAAGTCACCAATTATCTAAATAGCTTTTATGGTCAACCTTTTtgataaatagaaaattaactGATTAAATTGTGCATTGTTTTCAGAAAAAGACATCCCATCACGCTTTCTTGATGAAGAAAGGTTGTCCAAGCAAGCATCCAGCTCAGGGACCCCAGTAAGTATACTTTTAATCAATTTGCTTGTCCAAAAGAAACTTTCCTTGATGATGTACTTTTGATTAAGGATTTACAAGATCTACTATGCAAATGTCTTTATTCTGAATGGAACTGTTGCctggaattttattttcttatgacTAACTAGAGGGTTGGCCACATatgcattgttttgttttgttttgttttttatgtttatatattatataatgatGTATATTGGCAATGAGTAGATACCATTTTGCTTtctgtaattttgtttttatcttttgttattcTTTAGGTGACATCAGGAACAACAGATAGAAGCAACATTGTCCCAACAGGAGGGTCTCGTGGTGATATGAGCCAGgtaaatttgttataaatagTCTGTGCTGTATTGTGAAATTGTTTAAACCATTGAgaagttattgattttttgggactaaggcttggttgttgcATTAGCGCGACTGACAAGTTGTCATGGTTTGCCATCTTATTGATAGTTGACCCTGTTGATCTGGTCTTTTTAACCAATGGGTGTTATGTTGATTAACGAACAAGATTTAGTAATCGTATTTGATTGATCTGAAGATTTCATGTGATTTCCACAGCTGCAGGGACCTGATTTTGAAGCCAAAGTGGCAAAGCTTGTTGAGCTAGGGTTTGGAAGGGAAGCAGTCATACAAGCTCTTAAATTATTCGAAGGAAATGAAGATCAGGCAGCAGGGTTTCTTTTTGGGGGTTGAAGTTAACGTTTATTTTTAGACTTCATTTTTTGTGGAATAATGTTTGGTTCagtaatttaattacaaattaacaaattgaaatttgtGTACTTGATACTGATAGCAttcctttaaagttattttgaACCCTGAAAATGGTGTTGTAACTTGCAATTCAAATGAGAGAAAGTAAACAAATTTCAAACTTGAGCTTTTAGACTTGGTGTGGTTCTCTTTAGcctataatttcattttttttcccttgcaaTATATGCCTTTTTAGATTGAGCGCAGATGGAAGTAAGGcttttagagcattcacagcagtggagttaaatagttatattgctattttagctccactcaaaccccaaaaacccacatgcagcagtggaggcaaagctaaaaaattttagctttgtgctacagtgctcatgtatcaatacatgagcactgtagctgaaagttataaaaaaaaaaaaattttttattcgGGCACTGAAGCTACTCTCTCTATTTCCATTTcactctctcctctcctctccattTTCATTTCACTCTCTCCTGTCCATTTCCATTTCACAATCACACTCTGAAGCTCACCCACGCTGACGCCgatcagctgagacccacgccgacgccgatcagctgagacccacgcaagctcaccgccgatcagacccatgCCGACGCCGATCAGCTGAGACCCACacaagctcaccgccgatcagacccacgccgattcagctccacgcaagctcgccgccgatcagacccacgccgattcagctccacgcaagctcgccgccgatcagacccacgccgattcAGTTCCACGCAAGctcgccgccgatcagacccacgccgacatTGTCCTCCTCACCAAAGCCCAGCTCTatgattgatgatttttattttgtttataattggtgattttgtttggtctgggttgaggaaaaagattggagatttcggttggttttttttttgctgctgtggactggtggtggtggtggtggttgtgactGTGGCTGATGGTAaaggtggttgtggttggttgtatgaatgttttttgagttgtgggatatattattttattgtaggagatatattattttattgtgatgtttatattattttattgtgttgaaagctaaaatagatccactgctgcagcatatGCGTAgatatgtataggtaaaatagataaagtaacctttggtgaagctaaaaagctaattttttagctccactgctgtggatgctcttattgGTGgtaatttgtgaaaatatgacCTATGAATGATTGACCTAAATTTATCTTTATGCCTGGTACTGAATATTAGGTTGTTAATAAGTACGTGTTCTAAAAATAGCTAAGTACAAATACatagaaatataatatatttctatttgAAATGAGGAAATTGGCTTAAAGAATAAAGATGGGATGATccttattgatgaaaagatgagaaaGGATTGCCTGAAATGGTTCAGTTATGTTTAGAAGTGTGCAGTTAATGCACTGGTGAAAAAGAGTAGGTTGATTAAGTtggggaaataaaaaaaatgtagaagtccaaaaaataatacttgtagaagtagtaaaaaaaggataattgaattaagaaagtaataaaatgtataattctatataaaatagaatgactaaaaagaatatatatatggttGATCTTGATAATTTGTTGAGAATTTATAGTTGATCTTaaaaatttgggattaaaattttgttgttgtagaATCTATTGATCAATAGAAGTAGAAAGAGCAATGATAGAGAAAGTAATGATTTTCTATAAGGTGTATTTAGCAAGAgtggtgaaaaaatgtgtgcaAATTCTATTGAATTTTCTTAGCTAAAATGCAAAGTGTACTTTTTAAGTCTGATTGaaattcatttcaattctttaattttattttagtttaattgaGTCCTCTAAGTATTAAAGTTATTAAATTAGGACGTTTTGTCCAATTCGTTAAAAAAATTGCCGTTAAGTATGAAATTAACtactgaaaaaaataatttttgaaaaaaaaaacttcttacataaaaaatattctattaattatatatttttttttttggagagaaagtAATATtctttaaggaattttttttaacaaaattggataGAATGCctgaattaaataaatttaaaatttagaggaGTTAATTGAacgaaaataaaattaaagactTAAATGAATTTTAGCTAAACTTAGAGGGTACCATTTACATTTTAGCCAATCTTCAATAATTTATATGTAGCAAGAGTGATGAAAAATGTGAGGATGAAAGGAGgagaaggatgaaaaaaaaaaagatgaaaggtttttgtattttttttccatcataATACCATTTTGAAGAcgattatattaatattaaatattaagaGAACAATTAAATTAGTAATAAACACATCATTTCTTATCATTCTCCTCATTCGGCCTCCTGGCCTCCccccaaaaagaagaaataaaaatggtGGCCTAAATTGGATTATCAAGTCTTCCATTCCCTTATTTCCGacgttttattttatttcaaatataagCCAAATTTGAACTCATCAATCACTAAACTACGCGTTTAAAAGTTCATTTACCTATCGAACAAGCTTTAATGTATTTAGGAGCTActtaaaagtatatttttatactcataatatattattatgtttaaaCTTGACTTGTTTAATAGTGAGAGTTTATACTTAAGCTTTCCTTAATTGCTAAATAAACCAATATAAAActaactttttctaataaagtTTTAGCTATTAAAAAATGCTAGCCATCTACCACCAGGTCCACCCCCACCCAGCTGCTTagccttgaaaaaaaaaaaccatagccATAGGATCAGACCATGGCTCCTAGGTAATTAAGAGCCGTCGAAAGTGGTCCCAGAACTTGAAgcattattacaaattttattatataatttttttttttaaaattaaataataaaatattatccCTGTAGTTTCAATcatggaaattattttttcctcttttgtaATTAATGTTGTATAATAGGAAGATTTTgcagtaaaatttatagtatttttagtattattatattattcttgATACCATACTATAAACCAAACGAGCCCGTCCCATACCGACCAGATAGTAAGCCAAAATTTACTTTATAATAGGCAAAATAGCACCGATGGTCACGACCTTACTTGAACAGGATCTGTTTTATAGGATCGTACCTCTGTATCCTTGCTCACTAAGGAGACAGGACCCCAAACCTGGTGGATGAACCATGGCCGTGCGATCAGAGCGTGAGTAACGGTCTTGATCCTTTCGTTCGAGGGATCAATCTGTAGATGATCGTTCTCAGCTTGGGCTCGCCCAGCTGGGATGGTCATTCGGCTGTCTGACAGGCTCCCAAAATCTTTTTGCTAGTGGGTGCAACATTTTTTTGAACATAAGTCGTTTGATAAAACTCCCAAGTGACGTTCTGTTCTTATTTCCATGTTCACAAGTTGTTTGTGTATTATCATTGTtgaatttttgttgcaattatATTGTGTTATAGACATTCCCTCCTCACTCTGATGAAAGGACAATGTTATTGTTTGAACAAATTCCTAGTATCCTGTTGTTCTGTTTGTTATAAATATAGAACTTACATGTTTTAACGTGAGAAGAGTTTGAAATGGGAAAGCCTCTTGTTGTGACTTTGGTGTCTTCCAGATTGTTGAGGCTTATAGATCAACGTTATAAGGGCATTGCTCAAGGAGTTGGTCAATCTGAGATATAGGGTCTCATACATGTAGCTCCAATCAAGGTCATATATATAGCTTTTTAGTAATGCTTTTACACTGCTTATTGTTGGTAATGTGGTCATGTGTTTGGAGATGCTAGTGTTTGCTTCTCTAGTGTATTGGATGCCCTTGTTTACGTATCCATGTGCATGTCAGCACCCATTTGTTTTGACGTATCATATACCTCCATTATATTGAGTTACATTCTGCACATGAGAGATCAAACTTATCCAAGAGaagagacaaaaagaaaagatattagAGATCACAGTCAAAACCGCTTTAtcttttgttgagaaaaatatGAACATCAAAGTGAGTAACAATCTTATGTCATgtaatgggattttttttgtcTTAGGTGGTCgacctctctccctctctcaccaTAAATCtgtatttgtttttcttcttatgGATGTTTTTTCTGAAACAATGTTCATTTCTTGATGTTCATAAGCTTGCTCTTATGTATCTGCATTTGCTTATGTACATGCAAACTATGAACTTTGTAGTCTTTTATTCTGCAGTAGAGTAAGTGTTCCATTGAGGATAAATTTGAATGCACTCTCTTGGGAATTAAACTTTGGTGATATACATATCGTTTTTTTGATTAAAGAAATGTTGAGTGTaactgtttttgtttatttctttcttcctgTAGATTGGGAATATATTTTATCCTTGCTCATTAACAGTATTGGATTCTCCCAATATGGAATTCCCCTTTGGCCTGAATATGCTCCGGAAGCACCAGGTAGCATACTCTTTCTAATATCTGATGtaccttttcattttcttggttCTAATTGATGTTATTTAGGTTTGTTATTCTTTTCTGACTTACTCAATGTCCGTATTGCATTATAGATTTAAAGGATAATGTTTTGAGAGTTGGTGGTGGAGAAGTTTCTGTCCCATTTTTGCAAGGTTGGCCTTCTAATCTCTACATGTGCTTACCGTTCAATAATTGAACAATTTCTGCAGTTAGGCCTGAATTGCTTTATTTGCAACTCACCAATTATCTAAATAGCTTTTAtggacaacttttttttttttttgaaaggttaTGGACAACCTTTTTGATGAATagaaaattaactaattaaattgTGCATTGTTTTCAGAAAAAGACATCCCATCACACTTTCTTAGTGAAGAAAGGTTGTCCAAGCAAGCATTCAGCTCAGGGGGACCCCAGTAAGtatactttttattaatttgctTGTCCAAAAGAAACTTTCCTTGATGATGTACTTTTGACTAAGGATTTACAAGATCTACCATGCAAATGTCTTTATTCTGAATGGAACTGGTGCctggaattttattttctcatggCTAACTAAAGTGTGTGCCATGTAtgcattgttttgttttcttttttatgtatgtatattatatAGTGATGTATATTGGTAATGAGTAGATACCATTTTcgtttatgtaatttttgtttttatcgcATGTTATTCTTTAGGTGACATCAGGAACAACAGATAGAAGCAACATTGTCCCAACAGGAAGGTCTCGTGGTGATACGAGCCAGGTAAATTTGTTATTAAGAACTGTCTCAGCTTTCTGTTAGCTTCCTTGTAggcaaaaaaaaatagtctgTGCTGTATTGTGAAGTTGGTTAAACCATTGAGAAGTTATTGAccttttgggactaaggcttggttgttgcATTAGCATGACTGAGAAGTTGTCACGGTTTGCCATCTTATTGATTGTTGACCCTGTTGATCTGGTCTTTTTAACCAATGGGTGTTGTGTTGATTAACGAACAAGATTTAGTAATCGTATTTGATTGATCTGAAGATTTCATGTTAATTCTATGGCTGCAGGGACCTGATTTTGAAGCCAAAGTGGCAAAGCTTGTTGAGCTAGGGTTAGGATGGGAAGCAGTCATACAAGCTCTTAAATTATTCGAAGGAAATGAAGATCAGGCTGCTGGGTTTATTTTTGGGGGTTGAagttaacatttatttttagacttCATTTTTTGTGGAATAATATTTGGTTCAGTAATCTAATTACAAATTAACACATTGAAATTTGTCTACTTGATACTGACAGCATTCCTTTAAAGCTATTTTGAACCCTGAAATTGGTGTTGTAACTTGCAATTCAAATGAGAGAAagtaaacaaattttaaatttgagctTTTAGACTTGGTGTGGTTCTCTTTAGcctataatttcatttttttcccattgCAATATATGCCTTTTTAAATTGAGCGCAGACGGACGCaaggcttttaaaaaaaaaatttattattattattattattattattattattatcattattatcattattattattatggtggtaatttgtgaaaatatgacCTATGAATGATTGACCTAGATTTATCTTTATGCCTGGTACTGAGTATTAGGTTGTTAATAAGTACATGGTCTAAAAATAGGTAAGTACAAATACATAGAAATATAATATTTGAAATGAGGAaatttgcttaaaaaataaagatgagGTGATCCTTATTGATGAAAAGAAGTGAAAGTATTGCCTGAATTGGTTTGGTTATGCTTAGAAGAGTGCAATTAATGCACCACTGAAACAGACTAGGTTGATTTAAGTTggggaaataaaaaaatgtaaatggccaaaaaataatatttgtagaagtagtaaaaaaaggataattgaattaagaaagtaataaaaaatataattttatataaaatagaatgaCTGAAAAGAATATATACGGCTGATTCTAATAATTTGTTGAGAATTTATAGTTGATCTTAAAATTTGGGGTTAAAGTTTTGTCGTTGTAGAATCTATTGATCAATAGAAGTAGAAAGAGCAATGATAGAGAGTATGATTTTCTATAAGGTGCATTTAGCAAAGAgtggtgaaaaaatgtgtgcaGATTCTATTAATTTATAGAAGCAGAAAGAGAAATGATAGAGTATGTAATGATTTTtctaggctaaaatgcaaagtGTGCATTTGAAGTTTGattgaaattcattttagttCTTTAACTCTAGTTTAATTGAATCCTCTAAGTTTTaaagttattaaataaaaacattttgtacaattttgttaaaaaaattgccGCTATGTATGCAATTGGATTATTAGGTCCTTCACtcccttattttttatatttaattttatttcaaatataagCCGATCTTGAACTCATCAATCACTAAACTAcatgattaaaattttatttacctATTGTtgagatccaaaaaaaaaaatcacaatgttGTACCAAGGCCcaaaaaacaacacaaaagaTTGAAAATCATAAAGTGTTTAGACTTccaacaaaggaaaaaagggaGAGGCCCAAATGCGCTAAGGGTCCATAAGGAGAAACCCGTGTCTATGGATGGGCAAGTTTCGGGCCCCAtgaaataaaggagagaaaagcCTAACCTAGCTCTCAAAGGTTAGTAAAATTGCTGGGGAGCCTGGGATCCTCGAGACGTGCAACGAGACCTGGTTTAGATAAAAAACAGTTTAGTAGGGTGCTAAGAAACACAAGAAACGAGAGAAGATATGTCCCTATCAATCACCCAATGATGCAGAAAAGAATCAGAAAACTTGGGAACCAACCATTCTTAAATAAGGGGCTGGTACTTCGGGGAACCTAGAAATAAGAACCACGAAGGGAGGTGGCTAGGAGGCTTTCAACTTGGCAGGGAGGAATCAGCTCACTTGAGAAAAATGATAAAGGGAAAGGTAGCCAAAAGTTGAGTCTGAAAAGATGGGCTCTAGAAGCCTTGAAAGAAGAGAGACCCAAGGTCAGCTCTTAGGGACACCTCAGAATGGAAAGATAGCAGGAGACTTTTGAGGAAGAAactccaaaagaagaaaataatgagGAATGAGGAAGGGACCAACTACCAATGTTGCTGACACAACATTGTTTTTGGTACTCAAGGGAGCAAAAGGAGAGAATCAGTGGTACCCCGGAAACCATAgaatgacactataaaaggaTGAGCAACTAACAGGTGAAAGGGCATTCAGGAACAGTGAATTAGGGTAAAATCCTTAAGAAAGCTCTGTCAAagttcaaaaaaagagagaaaaaagagaaaaataccGTTTGGTATCCTCAACAGCCACTAGAGAACACACTTGGACTCAAAGAGATttaaactttgcaagtcttagaggcctAAAGAGCCTTCCAAGTTTGTGATTTTTGAACTCATTTGGGCCTTGTGACATATCCTAGTGAGCATAGTGTATTACACAATTAAGAAAGTAATGGAATATTCTACATTGTCTTAAGGATCCCTAacgctttcttttcttttcctttccttctttttaaaCACTTTGTTCCTTTACTGTTTCTTGCTGTTCAATgcatatatttttgtttgttagcaTGTATGTGTTGTAGGATTCTTGCTCTGTGtaccatttggtttgaaatcaGCCCAATTAgctgcggtgaaccaagccTAGTCCCTTAAAACAATCAGCACTAGGCCCAAGATTCTTGCTTCTACTTgggtttatccaaaaaaaaaaagcacccaCACACTTATCAAACAAGCTTTAATGTATCTAGGagctacttaataatatatttatatactcaTAAGcttttttatgaatatattattatatttaaacttgacttgctta from Castanea sativa cultivar Marrone di Chiusa Pesio chromosome 6, ASM4071231v1 includes:
- the LOC142638545 gene encoding protein DNA-DAMAGE INDUCIBLE 1-like, with the protein product MGKPLVVTLVSSRLLRLIDQRYKGIAQGVDWEYILSLLINSIGFSQYGIPLWPEYAPEAPDLKDNVLRVGGGEVSVPFLQEKDIPSHFLSEERLSKQAFSSGGPHMTEKLSRFAILLIVDPVDLGPDFEAKVAKLVELGLGWEAVIQALKLFEGNEDQAAGFIFGG